In one Micromonospora polyrhachis genomic region, the following are encoded:
- the lon gene encoding endopeptidase La: MSTLPVLPLVDEVLLPGMVIPVTLDPTTQAAVDAARATGDKQLLAVPRVDGEYGSVGVVATIEKVGRLPSGEPAAVIRGLSRARIGSGVPGPGAALWVEASELDEPAPAGRAKELAREYRALMTSVLQERGAWQVIDAMERMTDLSELADSAGYAPWLTLAQKIELLGAPDVTARLELLVGWVRDHLAEQEVTERISTDVREGLEKSQREFLLRQQLAAIRKELGEDEPDGSADYRARVEAADLPEKVREAALREVGKLERASDASPEAGWIRTWLDTVLEMPWSTRTEDNTDLAQARAVLDADHAGLADVKDRILEYLAVRNRRAARNLSVVGGRGSGAVLALGGPPGVGKTSLGESVARALGRKFVRVSLGGIRDEAEIRGHRRTYVGALPGRIVRALREAGSMNPVVLLDEVDKISAGYAGDPAAALLEVLDPAQNHTFRDHYLEVDLDLSDVLFLATANVVDAIPGPLLDRMELVTLDGYTEDEKVAIARDHLLPRQVERAGLTADEVGIADEALARIAAEHTREAGVRQLERALARILRKVAVGLATSDEPVRVDVDDLTGYLGRPRFTPESAERTAVPGVATGLAVTGAGGDVLFIEATSMEGEPGLTLTGQLGDVMKESAQIALSYLRSNGRKLGLDPNALAGRRIHLHVPAGAVPKDGPSAGITMVTALASLASGRAVRPEFGMTGEVTLAGRVLPIGGVKQKLLAAHRAGLTEVIIPARNEPDLDDLPTEVREALTIHTLADVADVLALALRPVEDLGVADPADAPTLTAA; this comes from the coding sequence ATGTCCACTCTTCCGGTTCTGCCCCTGGTCGACGAAGTCCTGTTGCCCGGCATGGTCATCCCGGTGACCCTCGACCCGACCACCCAGGCCGCCGTCGACGCCGCCCGCGCGACCGGCGACAAGCAGCTCCTGGCCGTACCCCGGGTCGACGGGGAGTACGGCTCGGTCGGCGTGGTCGCCACCATCGAAAAGGTCGGCCGACTACCCAGCGGTGAGCCCGCCGCCGTGATCCGGGGCCTGTCCCGGGCCCGCATCGGCTCCGGCGTACCCGGGCCCGGTGCCGCGCTCTGGGTGGAGGCCAGCGAACTCGACGAGCCGGCACCCGCCGGCCGGGCCAAGGAACTGGCCCGCGAATACCGCGCCCTGATGACCTCGGTCCTCCAGGAGCGGGGGGCCTGGCAGGTCATCGACGCGATGGAACGGATGACCGACCTCTCCGAGCTGGCCGACTCGGCTGGTTACGCGCCCTGGCTCACCCTGGCCCAGAAGATCGAACTGCTCGGCGCGCCGGACGTCACCGCCCGACTCGAACTGCTGGTCGGCTGGGTCCGCGACCACCTCGCCGAGCAGGAGGTCACCGAGCGGATCAGCACCGACGTCCGGGAGGGGCTGGAGAAGTCCCAACGGGAGTTCCTGCTCCGCCAGCAACTCGCCGCGATCCGCAAGGAGTTGGGCGAGGACGAGCCGGACGGCTCCGCCGACTACCGGGCCCGGGTGGAGGCCGCCGACCTCCCCGAGAAGGTTCGCGAGGCGGCACTGCGCGAGGTCGGCAAGCTGGAACGGGCCAGCGACGCCTCCCCGGAGGCGGGCTGGATCCGTACCTGGTTGGACACGGTGCTGGAGATGCCGTGGTCGACGCGTACCGAGGACAACACCGACCTGGCGCAGGCGCGGGCGGTGCTCGACGCCGACCACGCCGGCCTGGCCGACGTGAAGGACCGCATCCTGGAATACCTGGCGGTGCGCAACCGGCGGGCGGCGCGCAACCTGAGCGTCGTCGGCGGGCGCGGCTCCGGTGCGGTGCTCGCCCTGGGTGGCCCGCCCGGCGTCGGCAAGACCAGCCTCGGCGAGTCGGTTGCCCGTGCGCTCGGCCGCAAGTTCGTCCGGGTGTCGCTCGGCGGCATCCGTGACGAGGCCGAGATCCGCGGCCACCGCCGGACGTACGTCGGTGCGCTGCCCGGCCGGATCGTCCGGGCGCTGCGCGAGGCCGGGTCGATGAACCCGGTGGTGCTGCTGGACGAGGTCGACAAGATCTCGGCCGGCTACGCCGGTGACCCGGCCGCCGCCCTGCTGGAAGTCCTCGACCCGGCGCAGAACCACACCTTCCGGGACCACTACCTGGAGGTCGACCTCGACCTGTCGGACGTGCTGTTCCTGGCCACCGCCAACGTGGTCGACGCGATCCCCGGCCCGCTGCTGGACCGGATGGAACTGGTCACGCTCGACGGCTACACCGAGGACGAGAAGGTCGCCATCGCCCGTGACCACCTGCTGCCCCGACAGGTCGAGCGGGCCGGTCTGACCGCCGACGAGGTGGGCATCGCCGACGAGGCGTTGGCCCGGATCGCCGCCGAACACACCCGGGAGGCCGGGGTACGCCAGCTCGAACGCGCCCTGGCCCGGATCCTGCGCAAGGTCGCGGTCGGGTTGGCCACCTCCGACGAGCCGGTACGCGTCGACGTGGACGACCTGACCGGCTACCTCGGTCGGCCCAGGTTCACGCCCGAATCGGCCGAGCGGACCGCCGTACCCGGGGTGGCGACCGGGCTGGCGGTCACCGGTGCCGGTGGCGACGTGCTCTTCATCGAGGCGACCAGCATGGAGGGTGAGCCGGGGCTGACCCTGACCGGTCAGCTCGGCGACGTCATGAAGGAGTCGGCGCAGATCGCGCTCTCCTACCTGCGCTCGAATGGTCGCAAGCTGGGGCTGGACCCGAACGCGCTGGCCGGACGCCGCATCCACCTGCACGTGCCGGCGGGTGCGGTCCCGAAGGACGGCCCGAGTGCGGGCATCACCATGGTCACCGCGCTCGCCTCGCTGGCCTCCGGCCGGGCGGTACGCCCCGAGTTCGGCATGACCGGCGAGGTGACCCTGGCCGGTCGGGTGCTGCCGATCGGTGGGGTGAAGCAGAAGCTGCTCGCCGCACACCGGGCCGGGCTGACCGAGGTCATCATCCCGGCGCGCAACGAGCCGGACCTGGACGACCTGCCGACCGAGGTACGCGAGGCGTTGACCATCCACACCCTGGCCGATGTGGCCGACGTACTGGCCCTGGCCCTACGCCCCGTCGAGGATCTCGGCGTGGCTGACCCGGCCGACGCCCCCACCCTCACGGCCGCCTGA
- a CDS encoding ABC transporter permease — translation MTVLVSGGSQAPLDRLRWAIVDTWTITRRELAHWANHPLQIAVGWAFPVMVLLMFAYLFGGGMTVPGGGGYREFLMPGMFAMTMVFGIETTFAGIATDASRGITDRFRSMPMAGSAVVAGRTAADMLNSLVGLAVMLLCGLAVGWHWRDGIGRALLALGLVLLLRVALLWIGIYLGLVIRNPEAVAVLQFLVWPLGFLSNAFVAPETMPGWLALVTEWNPLSATISAARELFGNPGWEGDSWIAQHAVLMAVVWPTLLTAIFFPLSVRRYRRLSR, via the coding sequence ATGACCGTACTGGTTTCCGGAGGATCCCAAGCGCCTCTCGACCGACTGCGCTGGGCGATCGTCGACACCTGGACCATCACCCGCCGCGAGCTGGCGCACTGGGCCAACCATCCCCTCCAGATCGCCGTCGGATGGGCGTTTCCGGTCATGGTGCTCCTGATGTTCGCCTACCTCTTCGGGGGCGGAATGACCGTGCCGGGTGGCGGCGGGTATCGCGAATTCCTGATGCCCGGCATGTTCGCGATGACCATGGTCTTCGGCATCGAGACCACCTTCGCCGGGATCGCCACCGACGCCTCCCGAGGGATCACCGACCGATTCCGCTCCATGCCCATGGCCGGGTCGGCCGTCGTCGCGGGCCGCACCGCCGCCGACATGCTCAACTCCCTCGTCGGATTGGCAGTCATGCTCCTGTGTGGCCTGGCGGTGGGTTGGCACTGGCGGGACGGCATCGGCCGGGCCCTGCTCGCCCTCGGCCTGGTGTTACTACTTCGAGTCGCCCTGCTCTGGATCGGCATCTATCTGGGGCTGGTCATCCGCAATCCCGAGGCCGTAGCGGTGTTACAGTTCCTGGTTTGGCCGCTTGGCTTCCTGTCCAACGCCTTCGTGGCACCCGAGACCATGCCCGGATGGTTGGCCCTCGTCACCGAGTGGAACCCGCTGTCCGCCACCATTTCCGCAGCCCGGGAGCTTTTCGGCAACCCCGGCTGGGAAGGCGATTCCTGGATCGCCCAGCACGCGGTCCTGATGGCCGTGGTGTGGCCGACGCTGCTCACCGCCATCTTCTTCCCGCTCTCCGTACGCCGCTACCGCCGGCTCAGTCGCTGA
- a CDS encoding ATP-binding cassette domain-containing protein: MPTDHIEIIGARENNLKDVSLRIPKRQITVFTGVSGSGKSSLVFDTIAAEAQRQLNETFTAFARSRLPRYGQPDVDSIDNLSAAVIVDQKRIGGNSRSTVGTITDISPLLRLLFSRIGEPYVGYSNVFSFNDPQGMCPECDGIGRTVTLDLDRFLDRSKSLNEGAIQHPDFAVGTWYWKIYANSGLFDNDQPLSDYDEARWQMLLHGDGGGIKVALEWQGGQIPSKYEGLADRFTRLYLKKDINEMSDRNREVFQRFVSATTCPVCQGARLNPTILSCKINGYDIAQLSALEVSKLVEVLAGIEAPTVAPVLESLRDRLQNLVTIGLGYLSLNRETTTLSGGESQRVKMVRHLSSSLIDMMYVFDEPSVGLHARDVHRLNELLVKLRDKGNTVLVVEHDRDVIEIADHVVDIGPRAGVYGGQVVYEGDVKQLGDAETLTGRHLGHKLPLKSEFRTPTGAIPIVDANLHNLKNVTVDIPTGVLTVVTGVAGSGKSTLINDVFLGQHPDAIVIDQSSVSTSTRSNTATYTGMMDGIRRLFAKANGVNAGLFSFNSTGACPNCQGLGIIYTDLAFMEGIKSPCEVCQGQRFKPEVLEHKLRGKSISEVLDLPAAEAVEFFTEKKLRDVLRAVNDVGLGYLKLGQPLSTLSGGECQRVKLATELHKAGSVYVMDEPTTGLHMSDISHLLDIIERLVDQGNSVVLIEHNLDVIKNADWIIDLGPEGGSQGGNIVFQGTPRDLLTVSGSYTAEFLRRDLEHLA, encoded by the coding sequence TTGCCGACCGACCACATCGAAATCATCGGTGCCCGCGAGAACAACCTGAAGGACGTCTCGCTACGCATCCCGAAACGGCAGATCACCGTCTTCACCGGGGTCTCCGGCTCCGGCAAGTCGTCGCTGGTCTTCGACACCATCGCTGCCGAGGCACAGCGGCAGCTCAACGAGACGTTCACCGCCTTCGCCCGCAGCCGCCTTCCCCGGTACGGGCAGCCCGACGTCGACTCGATCGACAACCTCTCCGCCGCGGTCATCGTCGACCAGAAGCGGATCGGCGGGAACTCGCGTTCGACGGTGGGCACGATCACCGACATCTCACCGCTGCTGCGGCTGCTCTTCTCCCGCATCGGTGAGCCGTACGTCGGCTATTCCAACGTCTTCTCCTTCAACGACCCGCAGGGCATGTGCCCGGAGTGCGACGGGATCGGCCGTACCGTCACCCTCGACCTGGACAGGTTCCTCGACCGATCGAAGTCGTTGAACGAGGGTGCGATCCAGCACCCGGACTTCGCCGTCGGCACCTGGTACTGGAAGATCTACGCCAACTCGGGACTCTTCGACAACGACCAACCGCTGTCGGACTATGACGAGGCCCGCTGGCAGATGCTGCTGCACGGCGACGGTGGCGGCATCAAGGTGGCCCTGGAGTGGCAGGGCGGCCAGATCCCGTCCAAGTACGAAGGACTGGCGGACCGGTTCACCCGGCTCTACCTCAAGAAGGACATCAACGAGATGTCCGACCGTAACCGGGAGGTCTTCCAGCGCTTCGTCTCCGCCACCACCTGCCCGGTATGCCAGGGCGCCCGGCTCAACCCGACCATCCTGAGCTGCAAGATCAACGGGTACGACATCGCTCAGCTCTCCGCACTGGAGGTGTCGAAGCTGGTCGAGGTGCTGGCCGGAATCGAGGCACCGACCGTCGCCCCGGTCCTGGAGAGCCTGCGGGACCGGCTACAGAACCTGGTCACCATCGGCCTCGGCTACCTCAGCCTCAACCGGGAGACCACGACGCTCTCCGGCGGTGAGTCGCAGCGGGTCAAGATGGTCCGGCACCTGAGCAGCAGCCTCATCGACATGATGTACGTCTTCGACGAGCCGAGCGTCGGGCTGCACGCCCGAGACGTACACCGGCTCAACGAACTGCTGGTCAAGCTGCGGGACAAGGGCAACACCGTACTGGTGGTCGAACACGACCGGGACGTCATCGAGATCGCCGACCACGTGGTCGACATCGGCCCCCGGGCCGGAGTGTATGGCGGGCAGGTGGTCTACGAGGGAGACGTGAAGCAGCTCGGTGACGCGGAGACCCTGACCGGCCGTCACCTCGGGCACAAACTGCCCCTGAAGAGCGAGTTCCGTACGCCCACCGGCGCAATACCGATTGTCGACGCCAACCTGCACAACCTGAAGAACGTCACGGTGGACATCCCGACCGGCGTACTGACCGTGGTGACCGGGGTGGCCGGCTCGGGCAAGAGCACCCTGATCAACGACGTGTTCCTCGGCCAGCACCCGGACGCGATCGTCATCGACCAGTCGTCGGTGAGCACCTCGACCCGGTCCAACACCGCCACCTACACCGGGATGATGGACGGCATCCGCCGGCTCTTCGCCAAGGCCAACGGGGTCAACGCCGGGCTGTTCAGCTTCAACTCCACCGGGGCCTGCCCCAACTGCCAGGGGCTCGGCATCATCTACACCGACCTGGCCTTCATGGAGGGGATCAAGTCCCCCTGTGAGGTGTGCCAGGGGCAGCGGTTCAAGCCGGAGGTGCTGGAACACAAACTCCGGGGCAAGTCGATCAGTGAGGTGCTGGACCTGCCAGCCGCCGAGGCGGTGGAGTTCTTCACCGAAAAGAAGCTGCGGGACGTACTCCGGGCGGTCAACGACGTGGGGCTGGGCTATCTCAAGCTCGGCCAGCCGCTGAGCACCCTCTCCGGCGGCGAGTGCCAGCGGGTCAAACTCGCCACCGAGCTGCACAAGGCCGGCAGCGTGTACGTCATGGACGAACCCACCACCGGGCTGCACATGTCGGACATCAGCCACCTGCTCGACATCATCGAGCGGCTGGTGGACCAGGGCAACTCCGTCGTCCTCATCGAACACAACCTCGACGTCATCAAGAACGCCGACTGGATCATCGATCTCGGCCCGGAGGGTGGCAGTCAGGGCGGCAACATCGTCTTTCAGGGCACTCCCCGCGACCTGTTGACCGTTTCCGGCTCGTACACCGCTGAGTTCCTGCGCCGCGACCTGGAACACCTCGCCTGA
- a CDS encoding TetR/AcrR family transcriptional regulator, protein MVEVTTEHTGGGDPKRSIELLWGLQDRPRRGPKPRFTVAQIAQAAIDLADREGLTALSMRRVADQLGVTAMSLYTYVPSKAELLDLMLDTAYREMVRTEPADDSWRARLTAIADDNRILYERHPWLADISTGRPPLGPGVMAKYEHELRALDGLGLDDVEMDAALTFLLGFVQTCARAAADARAAEHERAMSDQQWWESNAPLLEKVFDTTKYPTAARVGAAAGEAHGAAYSPTHAYDFGLDRILDSLAVLIEARTG, encoded by the coding sequence ATGGTCGAGGTGACGACGGAACATACCGGGGGCGGCGACCCGAAACGCAGCATCGAACTGCTCTGGGGGCTCCAGGATCGCCCCCGCCGAGGCCCCAAACCACGCTTCACCGTGGCACAGATCGCCCAGGCCGCGATCGACCTCGCCGACCGGGAAGGGCTCACGGCGCTGTCCATGCGCCGCGTCGCCGACCAGCTCGGCGTCACCGCCATGTCCCTCTACACGTACGTGCCGAGCAAGGCGGAACTGCTCGACCTGATGCTCGACACCGCCTATCGGGAGATGGTCCGCACCGAGCCGGCCGACGATTCGTGGCGGGCACGACTGACCGCCATCGCCGATGACAACCGGATCCTCTACGAACGCCACCCATGGCTCGCCGACATCTCCACCGGCCGCCCACCGCTCGGCCCTGGTGTCATGGCCAAGTACGAGCACGAACTCCGGGCACTGGACGGGCTGGGCCTGGACGACGTGGAGATGGACGCCGCGTTGACCTTCCTGCTCGGCTTCGTACAGACCTGTGCCCGCGCGGCGGCCGATGCCCGAGCCGCCGAGCACGAACGCGCGATGAGCGACCAGCAGTGGTGGGAGTCGAACGCGCCACTGCTGGAGAAGGTCTTCGACACCACGAAATACCCGACCGCCGCGCGGGTCGGTGCCGCCGCAGGCGAAGCGCATGGTGCGGCATACAGCCCGACCCACGCGTACGACTTCGGCCTCGATCGAATCCTGGACAGTCTGGCGGTCCTGATCGAGGCGCGCACCGGCTGA
- a CDS encoding ATP-binding cassette domain-containing protein, producing the protein MSSIDQAVVAEELRKRFGEAPALDGFNLTVPTGSVHGLLGPNGAGKTTAVRILTTLLRPDGGRARVAGFDVVDQANQVRQRIGLVGQHAAVDESLSGRQNLELFGRLYHLGARASRQRADELLSRFGLADTGRKPVGRYSGGMRRRLDLAASLILAPSVLFLDEPTTGLDPRSRTEVWDAVRTLVKAGTTVLLTTQYLDEADQLADEISVIDHGQVVAAGSPDQLKSRLGGDRIDVVLRRAIDLPAAAALIGRIADREPEVDPDTRRISVPARDRVGTLIELVRQLDAQEITVEDIALRRPTLDEVFLHLTGEPTRVAEATSGQKVTA; encoded by the coding sequence ATGAGTTCGATCGACCAGGCCGTCGTCGCCGAGGAGCTACGGAAACGTTTCGGCGAAGCACCCGCCCTCGACGGCTTCAACCTGACCGTGCCCACCGGCTCGGTGCACGGGCTACTCGGACCGAACGGAGCCGGCAAGACCACTGCCGTACGAATCCTCACGACCCTGCTGCGTCCCGACGGCGGCCGGGCCCGCGTCGCCGGCTTCGACGTGGTCGATCAGGCCAACCAGGTACGTCAACGCATCGGGCTGGTGGGCCAACACGCGGCGGTCGACGAGAGCCTCAGCGGACGGCAGAACCTGGAACTGTTCGGCCGGCTCTACCACCTCGGTGCCCGAGCCTCGCGCCAGCGCGCCGACGAGCTGCTGAGCCGGTTCGGACTGGCTGACACGGGACGAAAACCGGTCGGACGTTACTCCGGCGGCATGCGCCGCCGGCTCGACCTTGCTGCCAGCCTGATCCTGGCACCGTCGGTCCTCTTTCTCGACGAGCCGACCACCGGCCTCGACCCGCGCAGCCGGACCGAGGTGTGGGACGCGGTCCGCACCCTGGTGAAGGCGGGCACGACCGTACTGCTCACCACGCAGTACCTGGACGAAGCCGACCAGTTGGCCGACGAGATCTCGGTGATCGACCACGGGCAGGTGGTGGCCGCCGGAAGCCCCGACCAACTCAAGTCAAGACTCGGCGGAGATCGGATCGACGTCGTCCTGCGCCGGGCCATCGACCTACCCGCCGCTGCCGCACTGATCGGCAGGATCGCGGACAGGGAGCCGGAGGTCGATCCCGACACCCGCCGCATCAGCGTGCCCGCACGCGACCGGGTCGGCACGCTGATCGAACTGGTCCGGCAGCTAGATGCCCAGGAGATCACCGTCGAGGACATCGCGCTGCGCCGCCCGACCCTCGACGAGGTGTTCCTGCACCTCACCGGTGAACCCACCAGGGTCGCCGAGGCGACGAGCGGACAGAAGGTGACGGCATGA
- a CDS encoding helix-turn-helix domain-containing protein has protein sequence MTADLTAATGVPTATEPGDATAATEPGSATNAAEPGSATNAAPDRSVPPDALGDRIRALRHDRGLTQRQLAEPRYTRAFLAAIESGIRIPTEQALRHIAERLDVDPDDLRYGRPPGIAETLTTALVDGRRRLFQGAVDAAAQAATEAYELADRYALPELRCRAVYLSGEVALHRGETATAVAEFDRALELLPPGRPELRAALVSRQAYCRFYSGESMPAVALLEDELRAVRAEPVTDPDAEVRLLTMLMYVFLELDWRNRARQLEREALPLLPRVCNPEWVARFYSTAAQLRQVGSELVHSEQMLDRAARLYTELGLTRQIGICHWARGFVLRRVGRPVDAAVEFERARTLLREVGAIQDYAGATLEMAEARRLAGAQTEAAELASEAARICRSSHHVEGMAEADRLLGRLAAARGDTTDGERLFRRAANRYDRAGMTAELMVTCRELGELLLAANRTDEAMAVFRRGLLMAERLP, from the coding sequence GTGACGGCTGACCTGACAGCCGCGACCGGCGTGCCCACCGCGACCGAGCCGGGCGACGCGACCGCCGCAACCGAGCCGGGCAGCGCAACCAATGCCGCTGAGCCGGGCAGCGCAACCAATGCCGCCCCGGATCGGAGCGTCCCGCCAGACGCGCTCGGTGATCGCATCCGGGCCCTGCGGCACGACCGAGGGCTGACCCAGCGGCAGCTCGCCGAACCCCGCTACACCCGGGCGTTCCTCGCCGCAATCGAGTCCGGCATCCGCATCCCCACCGAGCAGGCGTTGCGGCACATCGCCGAACGGCTCGACGTCGACCCGGACGACCTGCGGTACGGCCGACCGCCCGGCATCGCCGAGACCCTGACCACCGCCCTCGTCGACGGTCGTCGGCGCCTCTTCCAGGGCGCGGTGGACGCGGCGGCCCAGGCGGCGACGGAAGCGTACGAGCTGGCTGACCGGTACGCCCTACCGGAGCTACGGTGCCGGGCGGTATACCTGTCGGGCGAGGTCGCCCTGCACCGGGGCGAGACCGCCACCGCCGTCGCCGAGTTCGACCGGGCACTGGAGCTGCTCCCACCAGGGCGGCCCGAACTTCGCGCCGCCCTGGTGTCCCGGCAGGCGTACTGCCGGTTCTACAGCGGCGAATCGATGCCCGCGGTCGCCCTCCTGGAGGACGAGCTTCGAGCGGTACGCGCCGAGCCCGTCACCGACCCGGACGCCGAGGTACGCCTGCTCACCATGCTGATGTACGTCTTCCTGGAGCTGGACTGGCGCAACCGGGCCCGCCAGCTCGAACGGGAGGCGCTGCCGCTGCTGCCCCGCGTCTGCAACCCGGAGTGGGTCGCCCGGTTCTACTCCACCGCCGCGCAGCTGCGGCAGGTCGGCAGCGAGCTGGTCCACAGTGAACAGATGCTCGACCGGGCCGCGCGGCTCTACACCGAACTCGGCCTCACCCGGCAGATCGGGATCTGCCACTGGGCGCGGGGCTTCGTCCTGCGCCGGGTGGGACGGCCGGTCGACGCCGCCGTCGAGTTCGAACGGGCCCGTACGCTGCTGCGCGAGGTCGGCGCGATCCAGGACTACGCGGGTGCGACGCTGGAGATGGCCGAGGCCCGACGACTGGCCGGCGCGCAGACCGAGGCGGCGGAGTTGGCCAGCGAGGCGGCCCGGATCTGCCGGTCCTCACACCACGTGGAGGGAATGGCCGAGGCCGACCGGCTACTGGGTCGGCTCGCTGCCGCCCGGGGCGACACGACGGACGGCGAGCGACTGTTCCGCCGGGCCGCGAATCGGTACGACCGGGCCGGCATGACGGCCGAGTTGATGGTCACCTGCCGCGAGTTGGGCGAGTTGCTGCTCGCCGCCAACCGCACCGACGAGGCGATGGCGGTGTTCCGACGAGGGCTGCTCATGGCCGAGCGGTTGCCCTGA
- a CDS encoding helix-turn-helix domain-containing protein, which produces MESEVGQRILALRTARGLTQRALAEPRYTAAYISSVERGRRIPSTDALSHFAERLGIPLVELATGEPATSTIVLDLELAEADALALTLASTLAEPRAGIDPDRAPAEHQQAATEHQQMATEYRRVVAAYQRVAEAATDDPLRAARCQLGLGRLALTLALALALASRTSQNTEPASTADEQVERASGYFDAAWRLLADGDPRLRAEAVAEQAACARLRGAAGYGAYLLSTQRDELHRTGYPDPAALLALHAQLAACQADRGDEEAAIEAAEAALALAGPPDPDTAADLHLTVARTLLAAGRSECAATALDQARRARAQAMLRPELARCHHIRGRARLVDADVAGAAADLLAAHRDYTATGQLDAALDTGVDLAQVHRALGRPAQARALLDAALAATDPTTIDAVNPVPLAGGRTAAPDPTPPHPLRAARAYRVLALLATDDGDQAGAERCLRTAIELYRRIGPRRELAQATVALADLFSAGGDATAAARVLHDGLTGIEQLTDRNGYG; this is translated from the coding sequence ATGGAATCCGAGGTCGGGCAGCGCATCCTCGCGCTACGCACCGCACGCGGGCTCACCCAACGGGCCCTGGCGGAACCCCGCTACACCGCCGCCTACATCTCCTCCGTGGAACGGGGCCGACGGATTCCGTCCACGGACGCGCTGAGTCACTTCGCCGAGCGGCTGGGCATACCGCTGGTCGAACTGGCGACCGGAGAGCCGGCCACCTCGACAATCGTGCTGGACCTCGAACTGGCCGAGGCCGACGCCCTCGCCCTCACCCTTGCCAGCACTCTCGCCGAGCCCCGCGCCGGCATCGACCCAGACCGCGCGCCAGCCGAACACCAGCAGGCGGCAACCGAACACCAGCAGATGGCCACCGAATACCGGCGGGTGGTGGCCGCGTATCAGCGGGTGGCCGAGGCCGCCACCGACGATCCGCTCCGGGCCGCCCGCTGCCAACTGGGCCTCGGTCGGCTGGCTCTGACCCTGGCCCTGGCCCTGGCCCTGGCCAGCAGAACCAGCCAGAACACCGAGCCAGCCTCGACAGCCGACGAGCAGGTGGAAAGAGCCAGCGGGTATTTCGACGCGGCCTGGCGGCTACTCGCCGATGGTGACCCGCGACTACGCGCGGAGGCGGTCGCCGAGCAGGCCGCCTGCGCCCGGCTGCGGGGAGCCGCCGGCTACGGTGCCTACCTGCTGAGTACGCAACGGGACGAGCTGCACCGGACCGGCTACCCGGATCCCGCCGCGCTGCTTGCCCTGCACGCCCAGCTCGCCGCCTGCCAGGCCGACCGGGGGGACGAGGAGGCCGCCATCGAGGCGGCCGAGGCGGCGTTGGCCCTGGCCGGGCCGCCCGATCCCGACACGGCAGCCGACCTGCACCTCACGGTGGCCCGGACGCTGCTCGCCGCCGGCCGGTCCGAGTGCGCCGCCACCGCCCTCGACCAGGCCCGACGAGCCCGTGCCCAGGCGATGCTCCGCCCCGAGCTGGCCCGCTGTCACCACATCCGAGGACGGGCCCGGCTGGTCGACGCCGACGTCGCCGGGGCCGCCGCCGACCTGCTCGCCGCGCATCGGGACTACACCGCCACCGGACAGCTCGACGCCGCTCTGGATACCGGAGTCGACCTCGCCCAGGTGCACCGTGCGCTGGGACGGCCGGCGCAGGCCCGGGCGCTGCTCGACGCGGCCCTGGCCGCCACCGACCCGACGACGATCGACGCGGTGAACCCCGTACCGCTGGCCGGTGGCCGCACGGCGGCCCCCGACCCGACGCCGCCCCACCCGCTCCGGGCCGCCCGCGCGTACCGGGTGCTGGCGTTGCTGGCCACCGACGACGGCGACCAGGCGGGGGCCGAGCGCTGCCTGCGTACCGCCATCGAGCTGTACCGCCGGATCGGGCCCCGGCGGGAACTGGCCCAGGCCACGGTCGCCCTCGCCGACCTGTTCAGCGCCGGTGGTGACGCGACGGCGGCCGCACGGGTGCTGCACGACGGCCTCACCGGCATCGAGCAACTCACCGACCGCAACGGGTACGGCTGA